Proteins co-encoded in one Natronorubrum daqingense genomic window:
- a CDS encoding redoxin domain-containing protein: MPEIGDTAPDFTAPLATGDVESITLSERLEDGAPIVLAFFPGAFTGVCTTEMCTFQDRLASFNDLDASVYGVSRDSPFALNEFREQNGLEFGLISDFNQEIIDDYGIAMDFADLGVYGVAKRSVFVVDADGEIAYSWVSDDPGVEPDYDEVEAAVEDAA; the protein is encoded by the coding sequence ATGCCTGAAATCGGAGACACAGCACCAGACTTTACCGCACCGCTCGCAACTGGCGACGTCGAGTCCATCACGCTCTCAGAGCGCCTCGAGGACGGCGCGCCGATCGTACTCGCGTTCTTCCCGGGCGCGTTCACCGGCGTCTGTACGACCGAGATGTGTACGTTCCAAGACCGTCTCGCGTCGTTCAACGACCTCGACGCGAGCGTCTACGGCGTCAGCCGAGACTCGCCGTTCGCGCTCAACGAGTTCCGCGAGCAAAACGGCCTCGAGTTCGGCCTGATCAGTGACTTCAACCAGGAGATCATCGACGACTACGGAATCGCGATGGACTTCGCCGACCTCGGCGTCTACGGCGTCGCAAAGCGCTCGGTCTTCGTCGTCGACGCCGACGGCGAAATCGCCTACTCGTGGGTCAGCGACGACCCCGGCGTCGAACCCGACTACGACGAAGTCGAAGCCGCCGTCGAAGACGCTGCGTAA
- a CDS encoding DUF7288 family protein, with amino-acid sequence MVVLVAILLALQSVVITPTTGGAADRTVQSQMQQEAQDALVVAAEDTDENSLSQMVRYWDEDGGFEGTDDSFVDPHGNNVYSPGNFSDESELGEILYDRFDERGQNYNVELHYSNESDETENRSLVYQGSPSSNAVSASYTVSLYNNQSVTANNGNLDEEEDAPIENQDKDESLYNVVEVRVIVW; translated from the coding sequence ATGGTCGTCCTCGTCGCGATTTTACTGGCTCTCCAGTCGGTCGTTATCACGCCGACGACCGGCGGTGCAGCAGACCGGACGGTTCAGTCACAGATGCAACAGGAAGCACAGGACGCGTTGGTTGTCGCTGCGGAGGATACGGATGAAAACTCCCTCTCGCAGATGGTGCGATACTGGGACGAAGACGGTGGTTTCGAGGGAACTGACGACAGCTTCGTCGACCCGCACGGAAATAACGTGTACAGTCCGGGTAATTTCAGTGACGAGTCTGAACTCGGTGAGATTCTCTACGATAGATTCGACGAACGCGGGCAAAACTACAACGTTGAACTCCACTACAGTAACGAGTCTGATGAAACAGAAAATCGGTCGTTAGTCTATCAAGGTTCTCCGTCATCGAACGCTGTCTCGGCCAGTTATACTGTTTCGTTGTACAACAACCAGTCAGTGACTGCTAATAACGGTAATTTAGATGAAGAGGAAGATGCACCAATTGAAAACCAGGATAAGGACGAATCACTTTACAACGTCGTCGAGGTGCGGGTGATCGTATGGTAA
- a CDS encoding DUF7287 family protein, with the protein MRRDRTGTERNGSRTRRQRTVSISLQNRGQTTQDFAIGIGVFILAIAFVFSFLPTILTPFDSSASGGQTAQADRIADHIVNDSEDGNELDWEEDVPDEEDFAGEFGLRESDDIVYDRVNVTLEEFETDQETIADSGNDYDDQSAASSSRTVSETDKDCDPCRLVVRVW; encoded by the coding sequence ATGAGACGAGATCGAACAGGAACTGAACGGAATGGCTCGAGAACCCGCCGACAGCGGACGGTTTCGATTTCGTTGCAAAATCGCGGCCAGACCACGCAGGATTTCGCGATCGGAATCGGCGTGTTCATTCTGGCCATCGCGTTCGTCTTCTCGTTCCTACCGACGATCCTGACGCCGTTCGACTCCTCGGCCAGCGGCGGTCAGACGGCACAGGCAGATCGAATTGCGGATCACATCGTGAACGACTCGGAGGACGGTAACGAACTCGATTGGGAGGAGGATGTCCCGGACGAAGAGGATTTCGCCGGAGAATTTGGCCTCCGTGAGAGCGACGACATCGTCTACGACCGAGTTAACGTGACTCTCGAAGAATTCGAAACGGACCAGGAAACCATCGCCGACTCCGGGAACGATTACGACGATCAGTCGGCAGCCAGTTCGTCTCGAACCGTGTCGGAAACCGATAAAGACTGTGACCCGTGTCGACTCGTCGTGAGGGTGTGGTAA
- a CDS encoding DUF7289 family protein, which translates to MLGFILVFSIIFLSVGLLYTVGFQAMNDYQETEQLNNAERAMESLTDNFNDVLRYGGVSDRYGELTMREGTIAVDEGGTAVTIDIVDEDEDSPFDNYSDSDDTTIDLGEFSYTAHGDTIAYEGGALVRADEDRSEWSTDLKQPQMRCSDSGASITLASVTADDQSINPSDSTGVTITEINRDTKVYDEENVKISVSEDDTAYSGAWESFLDSNDFSGNEENGELTGTCSEVDHVVITLVEVGFEY; encoded by the coding sequence GTGCTCGGATTCATCCTCGTCTTCTCGATTATCTTCCTCTCCGTCGGCCTGTTGTACACGGTGGGGTTCCAGGCGATGAACGACTATCAGGAGACCGAACAGCTCAACAACGCCGAGCGAGCGATGGAGTCGCTGACCGATAACTTCAACGACGTGCTCCGATACGGCGGTGTCAGCGACCGCTACGGTGAACTCACGATGCGTGAGGGGACTATTGCCGTCGATGAGGGTGGGACGGCAGTAACTATTGATATCGTAGACGAGGATGAGGACAGTCCGTTTGACAACTACAGTGACAGCGATGACACGACGATCGACCTGGGTGAGTTCTCCTACACCGCACACGGTGACACCATCGCCTATGAAGGGGGTGCACTCGTCCGAGCCGACGAAGATAGATCAGAGTGGAGTACAGACCTCAAGCAGCCACAGATGCGATGTAGTGACTCAGGTGCATCGATTACACTCGCATCAGTCACTGCAGACGACCAATCGATCAACCCAAGTGACAGCACAGGCGTGACGATAACCGAAATCAATCGTGATACGAAGGTCTACGACGAGGAAAACGTCAAGATATCCGTATCTGAGGACGATACCGCGTACAGTGGGGCATGGGAGAGTTTCCTCGACTCGAACGATTTCAGTGGTAACGAAGAAAATGGCGAACTCACTGGAACCTGCTCAGAGGTCGACCATGTCGTCATCACTCTCGTCGAAGTCGGCTTCGAGTACTAA
- a CDS encoding HD domain-containing protein: MSDSAGDDASRRVYRPDVDHHFPDEKLNTVLEFLDDDEEIEAYLEAQNVNAVDRMRYNDHGTKHIEIVRNRALCLYDLLKAGTVDFNGARQQGLAEEDESVIIALAATLHDIGHVVHRDEHAFYSIPLAADVLDRVLPEFYDVAETVRMKGEILHAILCHHRTETPLTTEAGVIRVADALDMERGRSRIPYEHGGRGINTLSSQAINQVTLQEGDSSPVMVEIAMTNAAGVYQVDNLLKAKLEGSGLEEQIRIVAVNTNENREQLVERIEL; the protein is encoded by the coding sequence ATGAGCGATTCTGCTGGCGACGACGCATCGCGTCGTGTCTACCGTCCTGATGTGGACCATCACTTTCCCGACGAGAAGTTGAACACCGTCCTCGAGTTCCTCGACGACGACGAAGAGATTGAAGCCTACCTCGAGGCCCAGAACGTCAACGCGGTCGATCGAATGCGCTACAACGACCACGGCACGAAACACATCGAGATCGTCCGTAATCGGGCGCTGTGTCTCTACGATCTGCTCAAAGCAGGCACCGTCGATTTCAACGGCGCGCGCCAGCAGGGATTGGCCGAGGAAGACGAGTCGGTCATCATCGCACTCGCCGCGACCCTCCACGACATCGGACACGTCGTCCACCGCGACGAGCACGCGTTTTACTCGATTCCGCTGGCTGCCGACGTCCTCGATCGAGTCCTCCCCGAGTTCTACGACGTCGCCGAGACGGTCCGGATGAAGGGCGAAATCCTCCACGCCATCCTCTGTCACCATCGAACCGAGACGCCGCTGACGACGGAGGCGGGCGTCATCCGCGTCGCCGACGCCCTCGACATGGAACGCGGACGCTCGCGCATCCCCTACGAACACGGCGGGCGCGGCATCAACACCCTCTCGAGTCAGGCGATCAATCAAGTCACCTTACAGGAGGGCGATAGCAGCCCGGTAATGGTCGAAATCGCCATGACGAACGCCGCCGGCGTCTACCAGGTCGATAATCTCCTCAAGGCGAAGCTAGAGGGCTCCGGCCTCGAGGAACAGATTCGGATCGTCGCCGTCAACACGAACGAAAATCGCGAGCAGTTAGTCGAGCGAATCGAACTGTAA
- a CDS encoding ATPase, T2SS/T4P/T4SS family — translation MAIDDADQSDSGDFSEREESDLESGADADANPSARVGEYTWEDFMIEYGYGTEVSTLYPDEPTGDEQLGLDTDESQTVPTGADWDRVDFDPTAYLGIHPDDLRSETMPVAGDNADVLQDIFLEYVDPETTPVTKDVWTWEHYKWEYYYDDDGSRPRDGDGEIVRHDKEEALGFDPETLEQRLFAGDEAAMELDELVEERTVNIQDEIDEDDFFSSVDGHTTVSNRYDLEKAVPMDKKTHFREVERYWVNKPYAYVVIFHSEKENEKKYYMVEPYLNEIELELQEFLSGKLRTAIKYSDDGIKEKATEDGRRVVIEDEARRLLKRYDLFEKTGGGTQQSILETFQSLGDLQNIQNLQNILDDESNESDESDESDESDGDGSAEVGTDESASEGELEPMSDPETTQLEGIEVRPEPAILADDPDTLNEYQVEKLLYQLKRNFIGYERIDGIKHDINVEDVSCDGYNSPVFVYHSEYEQIISNIYHGDDELDDFVVKLAQRSGKGISKRLPQVDATLPDGSRAQLTLGQEVSDHGTNYTIRQFKDVPFTPIDLINWNTFSLDEMAFLWLAIENHKSLIFAGGTASGKTTSLNAVSLFIPSSAKIVSIEDTREVELPQRNWIASVTRPSFSDDEQGDVDEFDLLEAALRQRPDYIVMGEIRGEEGRTLFQVMSTGHTTYTTFHADSVDEVLKRFTTDPINVSKTMFTALDLVSIQTQTRVQGRKVRRNKSLTEINHYEAEHDEINVQDVYQWQAETDEYLKMGDSNTLDEIQFDRGWSNEKLQEELFKREVILAYLIKNGLNTYAEVAATAQAFINDPDTILTLIANGQLEESLTDLREMESVLIDVDQEKEELVPRPDASSETYNLSMDILERAEESLFEEYRGKVPSGLASALGNIEDEEPIDVEQGDGDAFDFEESADGAVDENEWELDDGSSAFGVETADGEREPAWLSDDTGFEIGASGEVDTTADGSASSSREAPSDSNQRQSTAQTTADSPSAGTASEQPSAEAGESASTPTVSDQNESATIFPSDDPDEDDLGGLFDDMGETIDQLESTDSPPESNSLEAEPSADDLDTESLFPDGDFESIFDPDGNDSAMSTDAGSSTTDVETAISNAQSEDSAGVESPSTTSGPSATESDESVSVDSPTTEADESDLGEAANADPPTIELDDSETDETERADPPTIELGDSGTDETESVEPPTIELGDASDDDQDEATENDEDDPSSSPEPTAGGPTEAASSGETSGDEAIPAAPPDSSEEDDVGDGESTTALEDRDADDNTASQSEGNVDEADTDEGSPLEETANAEAVDTGGNESAAKTEDTHRLAGSGDESAATIATDEDTAESESLFEDETDSIFSETDETADDDGSLFDSTDQVQTDDSIFSHDKTVDDDETADDNESAVDDDTPDHETTDDRTTDGESTPDDSEETDS, via the coding sequence ATGGCTATTGACGACGCCGACCAATCGGATTCCGGGGACTTTTCTGAGAGAGAGGAATCCGATCTCGAGTCGGGTGCTGATGCAGACGCGAATCCCAGTGCTCGCGTCGGCGAGTACACGTGGGAGGATTTCATGATCGAATACGGGTACGGGACTGAGGTATCGACACTGTACCCCGACGAACCCACGGGTGACGAGCAACTCGGACTCGACACCGACGAATCGCAGACGGTTCCGACCGGCGCGGACTGGGATCGCGTCGACTTCGACCCCACAGCGTATCTCGGAATCCACCCGGACGACCTCCGCTCGGAAACGATGCCCGTCGCCGGCGACAACGCCGACGTCCTCCAGGACATTTTTCTCGAGTACGTCGACCCGGAGACGACGCCGGTCACCAAAGACGTCTGGACGTGGGAACACTACAAGTGGGAGTACTACTACGACGACGATGGTTCCCGCCCGCGCGACGGCGACGGCGAGATCGTCCGCCACGATAAAGAGGAGGCACTCGGCTTCGATCCCGAGACACTCGAGCAGCGGTTGTTCGCTGGTGACGAGGCCGCGATGGAACTCGACGAACTCGTCGAGGAACGGACGGTCAACATCCAAGACGAAATCGACGAGGACGACTTCTTCTCGAGCGTCGACGGGCATACGACCGTTTCGAATCGCTACGACCTCGAGAAGGCCGTCCCGATGGACAAGAAGACCCACTTCCGGGAGGTCGAACGTTACTGGGTCAACAAGCCCTACGCTTACGTCGTCATCTTCCACTCCGAGAAGGAAAACGAGAAGAAATACTACATGGTCGAGCCGTATCTGAACGAGATCGAGTTGGAACTACAGGAGTTCCTCTCGGGTAAACTCAGAACGGCAATCAAGTACTCTGACGACGGGATCAAAGAGAAAGCGACCGAAGACGGTCGCCGAGTCGTCATCGAAGACGAGGCGCGTCGCCTGTTGAAACGATACGACCTCTTCGAGAAGACGGGAGGTGGCACACAACAGAGCATTCTCGAGACGTTCCAGAGTTTGGGGGACCTACAGAATATCCAGAATCTCCAGAACATCCTCGACGACGAGTCCAACGAGTCCGACGAGTCCGACGAATCCGACGAATCCGACGGGGACGGTTCTGCCGAGGTCGGCACGGACGAATCGGCGTCCGAAGGGGAACTGGAGCCGATGAGCGACCCCGAAACGACGCAACTCGAGGGCATCGAGGTTCGCCCCGAACCGGCGATTCTCGCTGACGATCCGGATACGCTCAACGAGTATCAAGTCGAGAAGTTACTCTATCAACTCAAGCGAAACTTCATCGGATACGAGCGTATCGACGGCATCAAACACGACATCAACGTGGAGGACGTTTCGTGTGACGGGTACAACTCCCCCGTCTTCGTTTACCACTCCGAGTACGAACAGATCATTTCGAACATCTACCACGGCGACGACGAACTCGACGATTTCGTCGTCAAACTCGCTCAACGCTCGGGCAAAGGGATCAGTAAACGGCTGCCACAGGTCGACGCAACACTGCCCGACGGCTCTCGTGCCCAGCTCACGCTCGGCCAAGAAGTGTCGGATCACGGGACGAATTACACGATCCGTCAGTTCAAGGACGTGCCGTTCACCCCGATCGACTTGATCAACTGGAACACCTTCTCGCTCGACGAGATGGCGTTCCTCTGGCTCGCCATCGAGAACCACAAGAGTCTGATCTTCGCCGGTGGTACGGCATCGGGGAAGACGACCTCCCTGAACGCCGTCTCGCTGTTCATTCCGAGCAGCGCGAAAATCGTCTCCATCGAGGACACCCGCGAGGTCGAACTGCCACAGCGAAACTGGATCGCGAGCGTTACGCGTCCCTCGTTCTCCGACGACGAACAGGGTGACGTCGACGAGTTCGACTTGCTGGAAGCCGCGCTCCGACAGCGTCCCGATTACATCGTGATGGGTGAGATCCGTGGTGAGGAAGGACGGACGCTCTTCCAGGTCATGTCGACGGGCCACACCACCTACACCACGTTCCACGCGGACTCCGTCGACGAGGTCCTGAAGCGTTTCACGACGGACCCGATCAACGTCTCGAAGACGATGTTCACCGCGTTGGATCTGGTTTCGATTCAGACCCAGACGCGGGTACAGGGTCGGAAAGTTCGCCGGAACAAGTCGCTGACGGAGATCAACCACTACGAGGCCGAACACGACGAGATCAACGTTCAGGACGTCTACCAGTGGCAAGCGGAGACGGACGAGTACCTCAAGATGGGTGACTCGAACACCCTCGACGAGATCCAGTTCGATCGCGGGTGGAGCAACGAGAAACTCCAGGAAGAACTGTTCAAGCGCGAAGTTATCCTCGCCTATCTCATCAAAAACGGTCTCAACACGTACGCGGAGGTGGCGGCGACCGCACAGGCGTTCATCAACGACCCCGATACGATTCTCACGCTCATCGCAAACGGGCAACTCGAGGAGAGTCTCACCGACCTGCGAGAGATGGAGAGCGTCCTGATCGACGTCGACCAGGAGAAAGAAGAACTCGTTCCGCGACCGGATGCGAGCAGCGAAACGTACAACCTCTCGATGGACATCCTCGAGCGCGCCGAAGAATCGCTGTTCGAAGAGTATCGCGGGAAAGTACCGAGCGGTCTCGCGAGTGCACTCGGCAACATCGAGGACGAAGAACCAATCGATGTCGAACAGGGCGATGGTGACGCCTTCGACTTCGAGGAGAGCGCCGACGGTGCCGTCGACGAAAACGAGTGGGAACTCGACGACGGCTCGAGCGCGTTCGGTGTCGAGACAGCGGATGGCGAACGCGAACCGGCCTGGCTCAGCGATGACACCGGGTTCGAAATCGGCGCTTCCGGCGAAGTCGATACGACAGCCGACGGGTCTGCTTCCTCGAGTCGGGAGGCCCCGAGCGATTCCAACCAACGACAGAGTACAGCCCAAACGACAGCCGATTCACCGTCCGCAGGAACTGCTTCGGAGCAACCGTCGGCGGAGGCTGGTGAGTCGGCGTCGACCCCAACGGTGTCGGATCAAAACGAATCGGCGACGATATTCCCGTCGGACGATCCCGACGAAGACGATCTCGGCGGCCTGTTCGACGATATGGGAGAGACGATCGATCAACTCGAGTCGACCGATTCACCGCCCGAATCGAACTCGCTCGAGGCCGAACCGTCGGCGGACGATCTCGACACCGAGTCACTGTTTCCCGACGGGGATTTCGAGTCGATTTTCGATCCCGACGGGAACGACTCAGCGATGAGCACCGACGCAGGCAGTTCAACGACTGACGTCGAGACGGCTATTTCGAACGCGCAATCTGAAGACTCGGCGGGCGTCGAGTCACCATCGACGACGAGTGGACCGTCGGCAACTGAATCGGACGAATCGGTGAGCGTTGACTCCCCAACGACCGAGGCCGACGAGTCCGATTTAGGCGAGGCGGCGAATGCCGATCCACCAACGATCGAACTGGACGACTCGGAGACAGACGAAACGGAACGTGCGGACCCTCCAACGATCGAATTAGGTGATTCGGGGACGGACGAGACCGAGAGTGTGGAACCACCGACGATCGAACTAGGCGACGCGTCGGATGATGACCAAGACGAGGCGACGGAAAACGACGAGGATGACCCGTCGTCTTCGCCTGAACCGACGGCTGGCGGTCCCACAGAGGCCGCGTCGTCAGGCGAGACCAGTGGCGACGAAGCGATACCCGCTGCACCGCCAGACTCGAGTGAAGAAGACGATGTTGGGGATGGAGAATCGACGACTGCTCTCGAAGATAGGGACGCTGACGATAACACGGCCAGCCAGTCAGAGGGGAACGTCGACGAAGCGGACACTGACGAGGGTTCACCGCTCGAGGAGACAGCCAACGCCGAAGCTGTCGATACTGGGGGGAACGAGTCGGCGGCGAAGACGGAGGATACGCACCGTCTCGCTGGCTCAGGTGACGAGTCGGCGGCAACTATCGCGACGGACGAAGACACCGCTGAATCCGAGTCGCTCTTCGAAGACGAAACTGACTCGATCTTCTCCGAGACCGACGAGACGGCAGACGACGACGGTTCACTCTTCGACTCGACCGATCAGGTGCAGACGGACGATTCGATTTTCTCTCACGATAAGACGGTCGACGATGACGAGACGGCCGACGACAATGAGTCGGCTGTTGATGACGACACGCCCGACCACGAGACGACTGACGACCGGACGACTGACGGCGAATCAACGCCAGACGACAGCGAGGAGACGGACTCATGA
- a CDS encoding DUF7266 family protein, whose translation MIGPNHERDRGLTAALTHVLTIGITTILIAMLMMGASAMLEAETERSTETSLETVGERLAGEIDNVDQIASEDDDSATIVADHPSSVSNSQYTVELYDDCESTDAPLIDDGACLELAAHEVDVTVHVPVAADEDAIDDSDRVAGGSIEISTDSNGEISITEADR comes from the coding sequence ATGATCGGCCCCAATCACGAGCGTGATCGTGGGCTCACGGCCGCACTGACGCACGTGCTAACGATCGGAATTACGACGATCCTCATCGCGATGTTGATGATGGGTGCGAGTGCGATGCTCGAGGCGGAAACCGAACGGTCGACGGAAACCTCACTCGAGACCGTCGGCGAACGACTTGCCGGCGAAATCGACAACGTCGATCAAATCGCGTCGGAAGATGATGATTCAGCGACGATCGTTGCCGATCATCCATCCAGCGTCTCGAATTCGCAGTACACGGTCGAGTTATACGACGACTGTGAATCCACAGACGCGCCGCTCATCGACGATGGAGCATGCCTCGAGTTAGCAGCCCACGAGGTGGACGTGACGGTTCACGTTCCGGTTGCCGCTGATGAAGATGCAATCGATGACAGCGACCGGGTTGCCGGTGGATCGATCGAGATCAGCACCGACAGTAATGGTGAGATTTCGATTACGGAGGCTGACCGATGA
- the tatA gene encoding twin-arginine translocase TatA/TatE family subunit: MVVEIAPLFAPIPGGPELLIILFIAILLFGANKIPKLARSTGEAMGEFQKGREKVESELEEMREEFDGTDEEFEEEYSEEINEAEEDFVDTEPVTEETETEAESS; this comes from the coding sequence ATGGTAGTCGAAATCGCACCGCTGTTCGCCCCTATCCCAGGGGGTCCGGAACTCCTGATCATCCTTTTCATCGCCATTTTGCTCTTCGGGGCAAACAAGATCCCGAAGCTCGCCCGCTCGACGGGGGAGGCGATGGGCGAATTCCAGAAAGGGCGTGAAAAGGTCGAATCGGAACTCGAGGAAATGCGAGAGGAGTTCGACGGCACCGACGAGGAGTTCGAAGAGGAGTACAGCGAGGAAATCAACGAGGCAGAAGAGGACTTCGTCGACACAGAGCCCGTCACCGAAGAAACCGAGACGGAAGCCGAATCCAGCTAA
- a CDS encoding type II secretion system F family protein, whose translation MSLQTGGNRDSGSLSGGTDLLGEAFYPLYERLFDEDSTFVKDVETKLAQSRMTDTVELYLSRSLGIGFISGLALWILGLVLGYGLFATGLIQIDELLGIPVGSETVLNLIETLRVPALVFVTGLVFGSIGFALGFGSLVAIPYSRASTRKREINMLLTDSVSFMYALSVGGLNQLEIIEAMAEADDTYGEVAKEFQSIVKETEYFDVDYRTAIRTQALETPSDELSQFLTDMLSIVNSGGDMESFLEDKKEKHLRTSKQEQEITLETLELFGEMYMTLSLFPLLLIIIMVTMQMIPDANVEDSMIFMTVYGLIPMTGIGFLVMVSTVKQDEPGDGYLEMDGGSQRVETARDDGLLDLGLVEQFTGEHSVFSRIKKREGTHETKKILQRPHIFFRDNPLYTLGLTAPLTLVIVTGAMMTGSAPLSWQGMLDNPIWGTFIYIYAPLYVMGIPLAIFREWNFRHRNSVMSQLSEDLRKLSSSNDTGLTLLESLKAVSDTTSGKLAREFEMMHTKVNYGTGLKQALIEFNNKYHIPRLARITRLITEAQEASNQISDVLRTAAQASENQDDIERERKSRTRMQVVIIVMTFLTVLAVMAILQTQFIETMAGLEGGEADADAGGGGGGDMEGMDMTEAIDIQMLSLVFFHAVTLQAIMSGFICGYMRDADLLSGIKYAVSLATVALIAWTMVA comes from the coding sequence ATGAGCCTCCAAACCGGTGGCAACCGCGACTCGGGTAGTCTTTCGGGTGGAACCGATCTCCTCGGAGAGGCGTTCTATCCGCTCTACGAGCGCCTCTTCGACGAAGACAGCACGTTCGTCAAAGACGTCGAGACAAAACTCGCGCAGTCCCGGATGACCGATACGGTCGAGTTGTACCTGTCTCGCTCGCTCGGGATCGGATTCATCAGCGGCCTCGCGTTGTGGATCCTCGGACTCGTTCTCGGCTACGGACTCTTCGCAACCGGTCTCATTCAAATCGACGAGTTACTCGGTATTCCGGTCGGGAGCGAAACGGTTCTCAACCTCATCGAAACGCTTCGGGTCCCCGCGCTCGTCTTCGTAACCGGTCTCGTTTTCGGGTCGATCGGGTTCGCACTCGGGTTCGGTTCGCTGGTCGCAATTCCGTACTCTCGAGCGTCCACTCGTAAGCGCGAGATCAACATGTTGCTGACCGACTCCGTCTCGTTCATGTACGCCCTGTCGGTCGGCGGACTCAACCAACTCGAGATCATCGAGGCGATGGCGGAAGCAGACGACACCTACGGAGAGGTCGCAAAGGAGTTCCAGAGCATCGTCAAGGAGACCGAGTACTTCGACGTCGACTATCGAACGGCGATCCGGACACAGGCACTCGAGACGCCGAGTGACGAACTCTCGCAGTTTCTGACGGATATGCTCTCGATCGTCAACAGCGGCGGTGACATGGAGAGCTTCCTCGAGGACAAGAAAGAAAAGCACCTGCGGACCTCCAAACAAGAACAGGAGATCACCCTCGAGACGCTCGAGTTGTTCGGCGAGATGTACATGACGCTGTCGCTGTTTCCGCTGTTGTTGATCATCATCATGGTCACGATGCAGATGATCCCGGATGCAAACGTCGAGGACTCGATGATCTTCATGACCGTTTACGGGCTGATCCCGATGACTGGAATTGGGTTCCTGGTAATGGTTTCGACGGTCAAACAGGACGAACCTGGCGATGGATACCTCGAGATGGACGGCGGCAGTCAGCGAGTCGAGACTGCTCGCGATGACGGACTGTTGGACCTCGGGCTCGTCGAGCAGTTCACCGGCGAACACAGCGTCTTCAGTCGCATCAAGAAACGCGAGGGGACCCACGAGACGAAGAAGATCCTCCAGCGGCCACACATTTTCTTCCGAGATAACCCGCTCTACACGCTCGGGTTGACGGCCCCCCTCACGCTGGTGATCGTCACCGGCGCGATGATGACTGGTTCGGCACCGCTTTCCTGGCAGGGAATGCTCGACAACCCGATCTGGGGGACGTTCATCTACATCTACGCCCCGCTGTACGTCATGGGGATTCCACTCGCCATCTTCCGTGAGTGGAACTTCCGTCACCGAAACTCGGTCATGAGCCAACTCTCGGAAGACCTTCGAAAACTCTCGAGTTCGAACGACACCGGATTGACCTTACTCGAGTCGCTCAAAGCGGTTTCCGATACGACGAGCGGGAAGTTAGCTCGCGAGTTCGAGATGATGCACACGAAAGTCAACTACGGAACGGGACTCAAACAGGCGCTCATCGAGTTCAACAACAAGTACCACATTCCGCGGTTGGCCCGGATTACGCGATTAATCACCGAGGCACAGGAAGCGTCGAATCAGATCTCCGACGTGCTTCGAACGGCAGCACAGGCGAGTGAGAATCAAGACGATATCGAACGCGAACGAAAGTCCCGGACACGGATGCAGGTCGTGATTATCGTCATGACGTTCCTAACCGTCCTCGCCGTCATGGCGATTCTCCAGACGCAGTTCATCGAGACGATGGCCGGTCTCGAGGGCGGCGAAGCCGATGCTGATGCGGGTGGCGGCGGCGGTGGTGACATGGAGGGCATGGACATGACCGAAGCGATCGACATCCAGATGCTGTCGCTGGTGTTCTTCCACGCCGTCACGCTGCAGGCGATCATGTCCGGATTCATCTGTGGATACATGCGAGACGCTGACCTGCTGAGCGGGATCAAGTACGCCGTCTCGCTGGCAACGGTCGCACTGATCGCGTGGACGATGGTGGCCTGA